The following DNA comes from Vigna radiata var. radiata cultivar VC1973A chromosome 4, Vradiata_ver6, whole genome shotgun sequence.
GCCATAGCAAGCTCATAAAGCTCAACAGCATCCTTTACCATTCTCCTCTTACAAAACCTCCCCAAAACCTTAGCAAAGGTCTCAACCTCCATCTCAAACCCAGCACTCCTCATGTCCCCAACAAGCTTCCAAAACCTATCAATCGAGTCCTCCCTCCCCAACACCCTCGCCATTGCATTGTAAGTCTCCCGATTATGCTTAAACATCCCACTCTCCTCCAACCACCGGAAAAATATCAGCGCCTTAGCCGGCTCTGATGCCAATCCCTCCAAAACAATCTTAACCATATCCCCGGAGAACCCAACATTCAAGTCCTTAATCTGCCTCTCAACATCATCACTCCACACATTGTTCCTCGCAATCCTACAAACTATAGCACAGTTCTTCTCATTCGAGTTATCAAACAAACCCTTCAACTTCGCCAAGTCACCTTTCATGCCACCCTTCTCAAAACACTCCAACATTCTCTCCTTCACACCCTTGGAAACCCCATACCCCTTTTTCTTCATTACATCGACCAACTCCCAAAACTCGTTAACCAAACCATTGGTCCCCAAAACGCGCAGCATCGAGTTGTAGCACTTGGAGCTCAACTTCTCGGGATAGTTCTCCGAAACCCATTGGAAGAACCTCCGCGCCGCATCGACGTTGGAATCGAGCTTCCACAGAACCGCAAGGACAGCGTCGTGAGTAATCGAAATGCGATTCGAATCGACGAGGTTTTTCACGTCGTCGGAATCCGCATGTTTGGAGAAAATGTCGGCGACGAGGACGTGGTCGTTATCGGAGTGAGCGAGAACAGGTTCCGAAGAGAAACGACGGAAACTAGGGTTTAGCGGGAAGGAGGAATTTACGGTTAAACGACGGGAAatggaagaggaagagggaaGTACCTGAGAGTGATTGGGAATGCGGGGACGAGAACGGAGAATATGGTGAAGAAGACGCCATTGGTATCTCATTTCTGCAAATGAAGAATCGTGGGATTCTGATTTGAAACGCAATTGATCGAGATTTTGAGTGTGTTGAAGAGActaagagaaagagagagtaaCAGTAACTAGGGTTTTAGGAGAAgcaactttttttgtttttggtcaTTTTAAATCTGGGCTTGTCAGCCGCATACTGTTGAAATGATTTCTACACCCATGTTTTCCACTTGCACCCCATGTATGGCATTAAAGATTAAGATCCTCTAAAGCATTAATTATTAGGTAGCGATATTTTATCAGCTGgtttttaacaacacttttgacaacgccacgtgGCGCGTTGTAATTGGTTgggtttaaatttcatttttttaatataaaaatatgctTTGGATGAATTTTCGAAACTGTCCCGGTTAATTTTTCAGTGAATCCTTTTTTCAGAAGAGTTGGTGCTCAATGCTAGggatttcattttcaaattttcgtTCTCTCTCCTTCGCACAGTTGTTCTTCTCCGTCTCAACACTCTCGTTCTCTGTTTCACCACTCgatttctctcttgttctcctTCGCACTCTTTTTTCCGTCTTCCATTTTCAGgtttattgattttgatttcattttgtgCGTTTGTTGTGTTGACTGTGACCATTTGAGTTGGTGCGTTGTTGGTTTGTTTGTGGAGTTCGTGGTGTGCTTTAACCGGTCTCAGTGGAAGGGTTGTTTGAAGTTTGTGGTTCTTTCTTCCTTATTTTGTGCAATGGCTTCGACCCTTAAATAGCTCTTTCAATGATGTTTTTTTACAATCAGTAAAATGTTCACCTACTTTACCCACAATTGATTCATCCAAAGGTACCTCCAATCCCCCCACTCCAAACCCTAAACTCATGACCAAATCCTGCACATTAAAAGGAACCAATTGTTGCCTAACTCTAAACGCTTGATGGTGGGGAATCCATCGACGAACCATGAGTTTCAACAATTTAAGGTTAAGTTGTATAGGATCATGAATTCGTAAACACATCTTAAATGAAGTTCTAAAAATGCGGTTCTGATGTCTCAATTGTAGTAAGGAATTCATTTGGGTAATATATGATGTATCCATCCAAGCCCTCATGCGCCACTGTTCAACAATTGAAATTTATCAgaatcaatttataaaacaatgctccaaaacaactaacaaaacacaaaacttcAAAATCTACTTACATGGAACCATTTTCAGTTGTTCTAATTCAGTTAATCAAATACTAACCTAACATAAAATACAAAAGGAGATAATATTAACTTCAATGcagttgttaaaaagaaatctaTCGGTCATAAAATTTATAGCAGAAACTGATTAACTAAGACTAAGTATGGATCTAATCTCTATTCAGTGTTGGTTCCAAAGAGATTGGATGAATGTAAACAACGCACTAAAGAGTAGTTGGTCCAAATAGAATGGAATTCAGAGTCTTTACAAGGTTtcgaatttaaattttatgaatggtGAAAATATGGTTAAAAGGGAGATCTCACTAAACATGATTAGCTAACTTGGTTCACCTAATTAAgtgattatataaaataaatgtacagAGCGCACATAGGATTCcaaatttattatatgatatagAGGAAGAGAAAATGTGAAACTGGGTTATAGCAGATATCAAATGTCAAATAACCAAATCACGATGCAGAGATGAAATGTCAAATAACCAAAGAACCTAAAAAGTGTGAAAATACGTTTTACCTTtcgataaaaaaagaaaagacaatgCAGAGATACTCAACAGCACACCCGATAACCAAATCCGCAACGGCAACAGCGAAAAAAACCTAACGTTTCACCTTTCACACCTAAACGTAAAACAAACGCACAATAAAGGCAACGAACAAAACAACTAAAGGCACAATAAAGACATCGAAAACACCTCTTCGTTCGAAACCTCTTCGTTTGATGGTTGCCCAATAAGCCAGACTTCGCCCAAAAAGCCAGACTTCCACCAACGACTTCAAATGGCGGATAGAGAGATACCTTTTTGAGACACAGCGTTTTTGAGAGGGACCGTTGCCTCTTTGAGAGAGATCGTTTTTCAGAGACTTCGTGAATGAGAGAGAGCTTTTTTCTGTGGAGAGCGTTTCTAAGAGACTTCATCAATCAGAGAGAGCTTTTTTCTATGGAGAGTGTTTTTCAGATGACTTGCTTCAGCGTTCAGAATGGAAGGCGCCAACACTTTACTCCCAATTCATTCTTCCAACAATGCCCTCAGtaaatcaattaaacatgttttaaaaatttaattcagaCAACGAATGAGACAATGCCACCTGGCGTTGTAAAAAACGTTGTCAAATAACGTTGTCAACAAAACGTTTTCCTTAATTATTTTAGGCTATGGTATGTCCGGAATATCAGTCCTTGATAATATTTGAACTTAAATATTTGGATTTGGAGTTCATTTGTAACAAGAAACTCTAATGATAATACCATTATTTcacgtttacagaaattaacTTTTATGAATATTCTTTTATCAACAACTTCATTTATCCATCAATTACttatgtatattattataatatggtTGTATTAGTTATGAAAATCTTTTTGGtggaattttttaattttattttatgatgtttGAAGGATTCAAATTTGGAATTAAATGTTGACGTCAACTTCCTTTGGAAAAATAAGGAAAGAGAATATTTTCTTGGCATACtcgtatatattattttttattctagatATGTTAATCTTTCTAGTAATTTTATTGTTACAtcgaaacaaataaatattaatgaatctCGTGAATATAATATTGAACTTGGTAAGAAAAGggatttaaaaattgaaaaaaaagattatgaaaAAATCTTCTTTGAATACTAAAATTACGTATTGAATTTGGATTCTTGTAtccataattcaaaatttttttttgacTATTGTCGAAGAAGAACTGAAATAAAAGATAAGGTATAACTATGACAATTATTATATGGGATCTATCCAATGTTAAAATGCAAAGGCGCATGATAGATACACATGAACATTATGAACTGTCCTGTAATAAATCCAGTTGTTGCTGCTATTTTCTTCTCGATTCCTTCTTCCACAAGTTTAACTCGAAGAAGGAAAAGATAAGAGGGCCCTATGGAAAATGTGGTCATAAATCCATAATAGAGTTCGACTagaattatcaaattaattatcttttaattattttcctaggATATAATAAATTCTGTTATGTATAGAAGATATTGTTTGTAACACTGATTCATTATTTGATAGTAAATAAAACATTGAAGATTAAAATAAGCATTGTTCCCTTCCTTTGATGATGTTATATATATGCTGTTTAACTTCAtgagttttccttttcttctcggAAACATGAGATCTGAATGAAAATTAGCTGAACAATAAACATGGAATTCATGAAGAGAACAAATTACGAATAAAGGAATGAGTTGAGTAGTGGTTATAAGGTAGCAAAAGCATGTTACACCAGGACCAAAGCATGATCAATATTTAAGTGTTAAATACAAAGAtccataaaacaatattgcatCACTGAAATGGAACCACACATGAATCAGAATATAGAAACTCAAAACTCATCAGCAAAAAGGTCAGCACACAGTTATCTTGCTGATAATCTCATATATATTTTCCATTAAATCAATAGTAATATGTGATATGAATCAGAAACTTCAACTGAATGTAAATTAACCATCTTTTTGATTTGTTGTTAAGACTAGCTGATAAGGTGGCAGTGGTAACTGGTGGTGCAAGAGGAATTGGTGCAAGTGC
Coding sequences within:
- the LOC106759552 gene encoding pentatricopeptide repeat-containing protein At3g02490, mitochondrial; protein product: MRYQWRLLHHILRSRPRIPNHSQVLPSSSSISRRLTVNSSFPLNPSFRRFSSEPVLAHSDNDHVLVADIFSKHADSDDVKNLVDSNRISITHDAVLAVLWKLDSNVDAARRFFQWVSENYPEKLSSKCYNSMLRVLGTNGLVNEFWELVDVMKKKGYGVSKGVKERMLECFEKGGMKGDLAKLKGLFDNSNEKNCAIVCRIARNNVWSDDVERQIKDLNVGFSGDMVKIVLEGLASEPAKALIFFRWLEESGMFKHNRETYNAMARVLGREDSIDRFWKLVGDMRSAGFEMEVETFAKVLGRFCKRRMVKDAVELYELAMAGANKPSVECCVFLLRKVAAGKELDMDLFSRVLKVFTGSGNSLTDSMVDAVLKSLTSVGRTGEWNKVLKEMENCGFVAGGNLQSKIAFRLSAAGNTEQAHEFVNRVEASGCNADRKTWESLVEGHCVAGNIDKAFDSFKEMVEKEGITSAGYTFDVLMNLLCQTNRAIDACKILCRLVNEKQLKPWHSTYKLLVTKLLVQGGFADALPILGLMRTHGFPPYIDPFIEHLSKSGNDDDAVLFLRAMTSKRFPSTSVFLRMFEAFFKHGRHVEAHNFLSKCPRYIRNDADILNLFYSMNSKEAASSGIVTA
- the LOC106758491 gene encoding LOW QUALITY PROTEIN: uncharacterized protein LOC106758491 (The sequence of the model RefSeq protein was modified relative to this genomic sequence to represent the inferred CDS: inserted 1 base in 1 codon; deleted 3 bases in 2 codons), with the protein product MIKVKLQMCCVASFTNILNSLIYIVVKIINLIILVELYYGFMTTFSIGPSYLFLLRVKLVEEGIEKKIAATTGFITGQFIMFMCIYHAPLHLTLDRSHIIIVIVIPYLLFQFFFDNSQKKILNYGYKNPNSIRNFSIQRRFFHNLXFSIFKSLFLPSSILYTRFINIYLFRCNNKITRKINISRIKNNIYEYAKKIFSFLIFPKEVDVNI